The window CGCGCAGCACCACCGCCCCCCGCCGCACGTCCTCGCCGCGCGGGCGTACGTTGCGCCCCGCGTCCGCATCGGAGAGGATGGAGACGCGGCCCTCCGCCGTCCCGATCCCCGAGCCACCATCGGTGTGCTCCACGCGGATCACGCCGTCCGCGCCGTCGGGGACCGGAGCGCCGGTCATGATGCGGATAGCCTCGCCCGGACCGACGGGGCGCGCGGCGAAACGGCCGGCGGGGACGTCGTCGACCACGCGCAGCACCACGGGACGCGCGGAAGATGCGCCGCGCACGTCCTCCGCGCGCACCGCGAACCCGTCCATCGCGCTGTTGTCCCACGGCGGCAGATCGACGGTGGACGACACGTCCTCCGCCAGCACCGAGCCGAGCGCGTCGAGCAGCGGGCGCTCCACGGCCTCCAGCGGCGCCACTCCGCCGAGGATCGCCCGCAGCGCCTCGCTCGCGGAGAGCCAGTCGGCCGGCCGCTCAGCGCTCATGGGCGATCACGCATCGCTCGATCAACCGCGCCACCGCGTCCACGTGCGTCCCCGCGTGGTCGAGCGGGATGACGGCGGAACCGGCCGCGGCCGCGCGCATCTCCAGGTCCAGGTCGTCAGTGACGAAGGCGAGCACGTCGGAACTCCCCGGCTCGTGGACGGGATGCGCGTGCACGCCGCGGCGAAAGATCTCGATTTTTGGAAGCGGCCCGTGCTTGAAGCCTTCCACCAGCACCACGTCGTAGCCGCGCCCGGTGTAGAAGTCGCGGATGAGCTGCGCGGGGTCGGGCTCGCCGTCGATGCGCATCGTCAGCGCAACCTTGCCGGAACCGCACATGATGCTGGCCTCGGCCTCGCCCTCGTTGAAGTGGCGCCAGCTGTCGCGGCCGGGCTCGTCGGACTCGAAGGCGTGGTGGCCGTGCTTGATGGTGGCCACGCGGTACCCGTCGCGCTTCAGCCGCGCCGCGAGTGCGACCACCAGCGTCGTCTTGCCGCTGTTCTTCTTGCCGACGATGGCGACGGCGGGGGGAATCTCAGGAGGGGACATCGGCCGCGATTCGTTGGGCAAGCGCGTGGTCCGCGGGGGTGTTGACGTTGAGGAAGAGGACCTCGGGATCGCCGAACCGCTCCACCTCCGCCAGCAGCACGCGCTCGGCCGGGAAGCGCTCCAGGAGCGGGTGCAGCGCCCACGATCCCTCCGCCATCATCCGCTCGGCCACCGCGAGGCACTCCACCGGATACCACGCGCAGAGCGGCTCCACGCCGCGCCGCCCGCGGCTCTCCGGCACGACGATGACGGGCCGCGCCCCCTCCGCGATCCTTCGCAGCAGCGCAGCGGGCAGAAACGGCATGTCGCACGCCACGCACAGCGCCCCAGCGTAGCCTCGCTCCGCAGCCCACCGCACCGCCGCCACGATCCCCGCCAGCGGCCCCACCCCGGCCACATCATCCGCCCGCCGTTCCAGCCCCAGATCCGCAAACAGGGAAGCATCGTTGGCGATCACGACCACCTCCGCCCCGGCCTTCGCCAGCGCATCCCGCACCCGCTCCACGATCCGCCGCCCGCCGACCTCCGCGAGCGCCTTGGGAGCCCCGAACCTGCGGCTCGCCCCGCCGGCCAGAATCGCCCCGAAGCACGATTCCCCATTCCCCATTCCCCATTCCCCGCCGTTCACATCCGCCACGCATCCTCCACGTGCTCCACCTCCGGCTCGCCGCCGCGCACCAGCACGGCCACGGCGTCAAAGCGGTACACGTCGCCGTCCGCGCCGTGGCGCTCGATCCAGGCGGCGGCGACCTGGGCGATCTCGCGGCGCTTCTTCGCGGTGATCGCCTCCAGCGGGTGCCCGTATCCCAACCCCGCGCGCGTCTTCACCTCCACGAACGCGACGACCTCGCCGCGGCGCGCGACGAGGTCGATCTCCTTGTGCCCGAGCCGGAAGTTGCGGTGCGTCACCGTCCAGCCGGCGCGGGCCAGGTGGCGCGCCGCGATCTCCTCGCCGCGGTCGCCCAGGGGCTTGTTGGACACAAGCTAGCGCGCGGCGGCCAGCGGCTCCGCCATCTCCCGCCCGATCGCCTCGGCGATGGTGCCGATCTGGTCCATCAGCGTGTCGAACTGGTCCGGGAAGAGCGACTGCGCCCCGTCGGACATGGCGCGCTCCGGGTCCGGGTGCACCTCGATCATCAGCCCGTCCGCGCCCGCTGCGACGGCGGCGCGCGCCATGGGGATCACCTTGGCGCGCAGCCCCGTGCCGTGGCTGGGGTCCGCGATGATGGGGAGGTGCGAGAGCGACTTCACCACCGGGATGGCGGTGAGGTCCAGCAGGTTGCGCGTGTGCGTGTCGAAGCCCTTCACCCCGCGCTCGCACAGGATCACCTTGCCGTTCCCCTCGGCAAGGATGTACTCGGCGGACATCAGCAGGTCCTTGACCGTGGCCGCCATGCCGCGCTTGAGCAGGATCGGCTTGCCGCTGCGGCCGGCGCGGCGCAGCAGCGAGAAGTTCTGCATGTTGCGCGCGCCGATCTGGATGATGTCCGCGTGCTCGGCCACCAGATCCAGGCTCTCGGGGTCCACCGCCTCGGTGACGATCGCCATCCCCGTCTCCTCGCGGGCGCGGTCCAGCAGGCGCAGCCCCGGCTCGCCGAGCCCCTGGAAGGCGTACGGCGAGGTGCGCGGCTTGAAGGCGCCGCCGCGCAGGATGGTGGCCCCCGCCGCGCTGAGCCGGCGGGCGACGCTCAGGATCTGCGCCTCGCTCTCCACGGCGCACGGCCCGGCCATCACCACCACCTCGTTGCCGCCGATGCGGGTGCCGTTGTCCAGCGTGATGATGGTGGGCTCCTCCCGCCACTCGCGCGACACCTGCTTGTACGGCTGCGAGACGTGGATCACCTCCATCACGCCCGAGAGCGACTCCAGCCGGTCCGCGTTGACCTTGCCGTCGTTCCCCACCAGCCCGATGGCGGTGCGCTGCTTGCCGGGCATGGGGCGCGCCTCGTAGCCCATCTCTTCCATCATGTCGACGACGCCCTGGATGTCCTCGGGGGTCGCATCGTGTCTCATCACGACCAGCATGGCCGGCTCGTCAGTTCGGGTTGCTTCGCTCG of the Longimicrobium sp. genome contains:
- a CDS encoding molybdenum cofactor guanylyltransferase → MADVNGGEWGMGNGESCFGAILAGGASRRFGAPKALAEVGGRRIVERVRDALAKAGAEVVVIANDASLFADLGLERRADDVAGVGPLAGIVAAVRWAAERGYAGALCVACDMPFLPAALLRRIAEGARPVIVVPESRGRRGVEPLCAWYPVECLAVAERMMAEGSWALHPLLERFPAERVLLAEVERFGDPEVLFLNVNTPADHALAQRIAADVPS
- the aroF gene encoding 3-deoxy-7-phosphoheptulonate synthase, which gives rise to MRHDATPEDIQGVVDMMEEMGYEARPMPGKQRTAIGLVGNDGKVNADRLESLSGVMEVIHVSQPYKQVSREWREEPTIITLDNGTRIGGNEVVVMAGPCAVESEAQILSVARRLSAAGATILRGGAFKPRTSPYAFQGLGEPGLRLLDRAREETGMAIVTEAVDPESLDLVAEHADIIQIGARNMQNFSLLRRAGRSGKPILLKRGMAATVKDLLMSAEYILAEGNGKVILCERGVKGFDTHTRNLLDLTAIPVVKSLSHLPIIADPSHGTGLRAKVIPMARAAVAAGADGLMIEVHPDPERAMSDGAQSLFPDQFDTLMDQIGTIAEAIGREMAEPLAAAR
- a CDS encoding YraN family protein; the encoded protein is MSNKPLGDRGEEIAARHLARAGWTVTHRNFRLGHKEIDLVARRGEVVAFVEVKTRAGLGYGHPLEAITAKKRREIAQVAAAWIERHGADGDVYRFDAVAVLVRGGEPEVEHVEDAWRM
- the mobB gene encoding molybdopterin-guanine dinucleotide biosynthesis protein B; this translates as MSPPEIPPAVAIVGKKNSGKTTLVVALAARLKRDGYRVATIKHGHHAFESDEPGRDSWRHFNEGEAEASIMCGSGKVALTMRIDGEPDPAQLIRDFYTGRGYDVVLVEGFKHGPLPKIEIFRRGVHAHPVHEPGSSDVLAFVTDDLDLEMRAAAAGSAVIPLDHAGTHVDAVARLIERCVIAHER